In one window of Vibrio sp. JC009 DNA:
- a CDS encoding Na/Pi symporter: MNQATSAASTPNGSGRLLRWVNLAFMLYLLLLSVSMVGSGFKLATGEQAKTLFEFASHPVAGLMIGLVATALIQSSSTVTSIIVGLVAGGLPVATAIPMIMGANIGTTVTNTLVSLGHVRNKDEFKRAFASATIHDFFNLLAVVIFLPLEMIFGILEKASHWLVSPMLATGDMSIKGFNFIKPITKPVISAIKGPLADFGHVAAGVTLIVLGIATIFVAITVMGKLMKSLMVGRAKEILKHAIGRGPLHGIFSGTIVTILVQSSSTTTSLMVPLVGTGVLKVRDVYPFTLGANIGTCITALLAATAVSGEYAVFALQIALVHLVFNLMATLFIFGIPFLREIPLKGADIISDMAIKNKAVVGAYLLIIFIIMPGSILALTT; this comes from the coding sequence ATGAATCAAGCGACCTCAGCAGCAAGTACACCAAATGGGTCTGGCCGTCTGCTGCGCTGGGTTAACCTGGCTTTCATGCTTTATCTTCTACTTCTTTCAGTTTCTATGGTAGGAAGCGGATTTAAACTTGCCACTGGTGAGCAGGCTAAAACACTTTTTGAATTTGCATCTCATCCTGTAGCCGGATTGATGATCGGTCTGGTTGCGACTGCACTTATCCAGTCATCAAGTACCGTTACTTCTATTATTGTTGGCCTGGTTGCAGGTGGCCTTCCTGTTGCGACTGCCATTCCTATGATCATGGGCGCAAACATTGGTACTACAGTCACCAATACACTGGTAAGCCTTGGTCACGTGCGTAATAAAGATGAATTTAAGCGTGCCTTTGCCAGTGCGACCATTCACGACTTCTTTAACCTGTTAGCCGTGGTTATCTTCCTGCCGCTGGAAATGATATTCGGCATTCTGGAAAAAGCCTCACACTGGCTGGTATCGCCAATGCTTGCAACCGGTGATATGAGCATCAAGGGCTTTAACTTTATTAAGCCAATCACTAAGCCGGTAATTAGCGCAATCAAAGGCCCTCTTGCTGACTTTGGTCACGTTGCTGCTGGTGTTACGCTTATCGTTCTGGGTATCGCGACTATCTTCGTAGCTATCACTGTTATGGGTAAGCTAATGAAGAGCCTGATGGTTGGCCGCGCAAAAGAGATCCTAAAGCACGCAATCGGCCGCGGCCCTCTGCACGGTATCTTCTCAGGCACTATCGTAACCATTCTGGTTCAGTCTTCTTCAACGACGACCAGTCTGATGGTACCGCTTGTTGGTACTGGCGTACTGAAAGTTCGTGATGTATATCCGTTTACGCTTGGCGCAAACATAGGTACCTGTATCACAGCCCTTCTGGCAGCAACAGCGGTAAGCGGTGAATACGCTGTATTCGCACTGCAGATCGCTCTGGTACACCTTGTATTTAACCTGATGGCAACCCTGTTCATCTTCGGCATCCCGTTCCTGCGTGAAATCCCGCTGAAAGGCGCAGATATCATCTCGGATATGGCGATTAAGAACAAAGCGGTTGTTGGGGCTTATCTGCTGATTATCTTTATTATTATGCCAGGG
- the nhaR gene encoding transcriptional activator NhaR: protein MSHLNYNHLYYFWMVCKQGSVSKAADALFLTPQTVTGQIKALEERVNGKLTKRNGRSVEPTELGQLIYKYADRMFGLSYEMLDIVNYSQRSNLLFDVGVADALSKRLVSKVLMSTIPDDNSIHLRCFESTHELLLEQLSQHKLDMILSDCPVDSSQSPGLYSKKLGECSLSFFCSGNIDGDFPAILESKKLLIPGSRTSMGRKVSQWFEQQGIQANILGEFDDVALMKAFAEYKKDVIFLAPRFYISEVSDDSQLRLLGSVPDLKEEYYVIFAERMIQHPSVKSVCEADYSHLFD, encoded by the coding sequence ATGTCTCATCTCAATTATAACCACCTTTACTATTTCTGGATGGTTTGCAAGCAGGGTTCTGTGAGCAAGGCCGCCGATGCCTTATTTCTGACTCCCCAGACGGTCACGGGTCAGATAAAGGCGCTTGAAGAGAGAGTAAACGGCAAACTCACTAAAAGAAACGGCAGAAGCGTGGAGCCTACAGAGCTGGGGCAGCTTATCTATAAGTACGCAGACCGGATGTTTGGGCTGAGTTATGAAATGCTGGATATTGTGAACTACAGCCAGAGATCAAACCTGCTGTTTGATGTGGGGGTAGCTGATGCTCTGTCTAAGAGACTGGTCAGTAAGGTTCTGATGAGTACGATACCCGATGACAATAGCATTCACCTGAGATGCTTTGAGTCTACCCACGAATTGCTGCTGGAGCAGTTGTCACAACATAAGCTGGATATGATTCTTTCTGATTGCCCGGTGGACTCCAGCCAGAGCCCGGGACTCTATAGCAAAAAACTGGGGGAATGCTCTCTGAGTTTTTTCTGTTCAGGAAATATTGATGGTGATTTTCCGGCAATTCTGGAAAGTAAAAAACTCCTGATCCCTGGCAGCAGAACATCCATGGGCCGAAAGGTTTCACAATGGTTCGAGCAGCAGGGGATTCAGGCTAATATATTGGGTGAATTTGATGATGTGGCTCTGATGAAAGCATTTGCTGAGTATAAAAAGGACGTTATTTTTCTGGCTCCCCGTTTTTATATCTCTGAAGTGTCCGATGATAGCCAGCTTCGGCTTCTTGGTAGTGTGCCGGACCTGAAAGAGGAGTACTACGTTATATTCGCAGAGAGAATGATTCAGCACCCTTCCGTTAAGAGTGTCTGTGAGGCCGATTACAGCCATTTGTTTGATTAA
- a CDS encoding metalloregulator ArsR/SmtB family transcription factor, giving the protein MNLQDMEKNSAKAVALLKAMANERRLQILCILHDSELSVGELCQKLNLSQSALSQHLAWLRRDGLVDTRKEAQTVYYSLSSVEVKEMIHLLHSLYCKV; this is encoded by the coding sequence ATGAACTTACAGGATATGGAGAAGAATTCAGCAAAAGCTGTTGCCTTGTTAAAGGCTATGGCTAATGAGAGAAGATTGCAGATTCTATGTATTCTTCATGATTCAGAACTTTCCGTTGGTGAACTTTGTCAGAAGTTAAATCTGAGCCAGTCGGCGTTGTCACAGCATTTAGCATGGCTAAGAAGAGATGGCCTGGTGGATACCCGTAAAGAGGCGCAGACAGTCTATTACTCTTTGAGCAGTGTTGAAGTGAAAGAGATGATTCACCTGCTTCACTCTTTGTACTGCAAAGTGTAA
- the rpsT gene encoding 30S ribosomal protein S20 — MANSKSAKKRAIQAEKRRQHNASRRSMMRTYMKKTVAAIEAGDKEAATAAFAVVTPILDRMATKGLIHKNKAARHKSRFAAAIKAL; from the coding sequence TTGGCAAACAGTAAATCTGCTAAGAAGCGCGCTATCCAGGCTGAGAAACGTCGCCAGCACAACGCTAGCCGTCGTTCTATGATGCGCACTTACATGAAAAAAACTGTCGCAGCTATTGAAGCTGGCGATAAAGAAGCTGCAACTGCTGCATTCGCTGTAGTTACACCTATCCTGGACCGTATGGCAACTAAAGGCCTTATTCACAAGAATAAAGCTGCTCGTCATAAGTCTCGCTTTGCTGCTGCTATCAAAGCTCTTTAA
- the murJ gene encoding murein biosynthesis integral membrane protein MurJ — MSKRLLKSGLIVSTMTLVSRVLGLVRDVVVANLMGAGASADVFFFANKIPNFLRRLFAEGAFSQAFVPVLTEYQAAGDEDKTRQLIAKVSGTLGGLVTIVTIIGVLGSGAVTALFGAGWFIDWLNGGPSAHKYELASLMLKITFPYLWFITFVALSGSILNTLGKFAVSSFTPVFLNVMIISSALFIAPKLAQPEIGLAIGVFLGGLVQFLFQIPFLIKEGMLVRPKWGWRDPGVVKIRTLMIPALFGVSVSQINLLFDTFIASFLQTGSISWLYYSDRLLEFPLGLFGIAIATVILPTLSRKHVDDHGEAFAHTMDWGVRMVLLLGFPAMLGLMVLAKPMMMVLFMRGEFTPTDVQQASASLIAYASGLLNFMLIKVLAPGYYSRQDTKTPVKYGIIAMVSNMVFNAIFAYFYGYVGLAIATALSAFVNMTLLYRGLHLAGVYQVSKETLHFVLKLLVAGGAMVAAILYSLDDFTLWLSWSTLDRIMMLALMIGIGGLVYVFVAVLLGVRFRHLKAASE, encoded by the coding sequence GTGAGTAAGCGACTTCTGAAGTCAGGGCTGATAGTCAGTACTATGACGCTTGTCTCCCGTGTCCTGGGCCTGGTCAGGGATGTAGTGGTAGCAAATTTAATGGGGGCTGGGGCCAGTGCCGATGTTTTCTTCTTTGCCAATAAGATTCCTAATTTTTTAAGACGGCTTTTTGCAGAAGGCGCCTTTTCTCAGGCGTTTGTTCCTGTACTGACCGAATATCAGGCAGCCGGGGATGAAGATAAAACGCGTCAGCTGATAGCTAAAGTTTCCGGCACATTGGGGGGGCTGGTAACCATAGTCACCATTATCGGTGTGCTGGGTTCAGGCGCGGTTACTGCTCTGTTTGGTGCCGGCTGGTTTATTGACTGGCTTAACGGTGGCCCTTCGGCTCATAAATATGAACTGGCCAGCCTGATGCTGAAAATTACCTTCCCTTATCTCTGGTTTATTACCTTTGTTGCCTTATCCGGCTCGATACTGAATACATTGGGTAAATTTGCGGTCTCTTCTTTTACACCGGTTTTTCTCAATGTAATGATCATTTCATCCGCTCTGTTTATCGCGCCAAAGCTTGCTCAACCAGAGATAGGTCTTGCTATCGGTGTATTCCTTGGCGGTCTGGTGCAGTTTCTGTTTCAGATCCCCTTTCTTATTAAAGAGGGAATGCTGGTGCGACCGAAATGGGGATGGCGTGATCCGGGAGTAGTAAAGATCCGGACTCTGATGATCCCTGCGCTTTTCGGTGTGTCAGTCAGCCAGATTAACCTGCTGTTTGACACCTTCATTGCCAGTTTCCTGCAAACCGGTTCCATCAGCTGGCTTTATTATTCTGACCGCTTGCTGGAGTTTCCTCTGGGGCTTTTTGGTATTGCCATCGCTACTGTGATTCTTCCCACCCTGTCCAGAAAGCATGTGGATGATCATGGCGAAGCCTTTGCTCACACCATGGACTGGGGGGTGAGAATGGTATTGCTGCTCGGCTTCCCGGCAATGCTGGGCCTGATGGTGCTGGCAAAACCCATGATGATGGTTCTGTTTATGCGCGGGGAGTTTACCCCAACTGATGTGCAGCAGGCTTCCGCTTCTCTGATTGCTTATGCTTCCGGCTTGCTTAACTTTATGCTGATAAAGGTACTGGCTCCCGGCTATTACTCAAGGCAGGATACAAAAACACCGGTTAAGTACGGCATTATCGCCATGGTGTCGAATATGGTCTTTAACGCCATATTTGCCTACTTCTACGGTTATGTGGGGCTGGCAATTGCTACAGCTCTGTCTGCATTTGTGAATATGACGCTGCTCTACAGAGGACTGCACCTGGCCGGTGTTTATCAGGTGAGCAAAGAAACGCTCCATTTTGTTCTGAAATTGCTGGTGGCAGGCGGTGCCATGGTGGCGGCCATTTTATATAGCCTGGATGATTTTACCCTCTGGCTATCCTGGTCAACTCTGGACAGAATCATGATGCTGGCACTGATGATTGGAATTGGTGGCTTAGTCTATGTTTTTGTTGCGGTTTTACTGGGTGTCCGCTTCAGACATCTAAAAGCCGCTTCCGAGTGA
- the ribF gene encoding bifunctional riboflavin kinase/FAD synthetase, with product MELIRGIHNIKPQHKGCVLTIGNFDGVHLGHLKVLAQVCKQAGILGLPSAVMTFEPQPMELFARDKAPARLTRLRDKYVQLNKLKIDRLLCVSFNRDFANIAAEDFIQELLVNKLGVKYLVIGDDFCFGRERAGNFSMLKEAGKKFGFEVVSTESFCFKEQRVSSTGIRRALADNDLAKAEMMLGRAYSISGRVAHGRKLGRQLGFPTANIPLKRCVSPVSGVYVVKAHGLGGKPIGGVANVGNRPTVNGVRQQLEVHLFDFNADLYGKQIEVSLLKKIREEQRFESVEQLKAQIELDADAARVWLQQLES from the coding sequence ATGGAACTGATTCGAGGTATTCACAACATTAAGCCGCAGCATAAAGGTTGCGTGCTGACCATAGGAAATTTTGATGGTGTGCATTTAGGGCACCTGAAAGTTCTGGCACAGGTTTGTAAGCAGGCTGGTATTTTAGGCTTGCCTTCTGCTGTGATGACGTTTGAACCTCAGCCGATGGAGTTGTTTGCCAGGGATAAAGCTCCGGCAAGACTGACCCGGTTGCGCGATAAATACGTTCAGTTAAACAAGCTGAAGATTGACCGCCTGCTTTGTGTTAGCTTCAACCGGGACTTTGCCAATATTGCCGCTGAAGATTTTATTCAGGAGCTTTTGGTCAATAAGCTGGGAGTAAAATACCTGGTGATCGGTGATGACTTTTGCTTTGGCAGAGAGCGCGCCGGTAACTTCTCGATGCTTAAAGAAGCGGGCAAGAAGTTTGGATTTGAGGTGGTGAGCACCGAAAGCTTCTGTTTTAAGGAGCAAAGGGTGAGCAGTACCGGGATCCGCAGGGCTCTGGCTGACAATGATCTGGCAAAAGCGGAAATGATGCTCGGAAGAGCGTACAGCATTAGTGGCCGTGTTGCGCATGGCAGAAAGCTAGGCAGACAGTTGGGTTTTCCTACGGCGAATATACCGTTAAAAAGGTGTGTTTCTCCTGTCTCCGGCGTGTATGTCGTTAAAGCGCACGGTTTAGGCGGAAAACCCATTGGCGGTGTTGCTAATGTGGGAAACAGGCCAACGGTAAACGGTGTCCGGCAGCAGCTGGAAGTCCACCTGTTTGACTTTAATGCTGATTTATACGGTAAGCAGATTGAAGTCTCTCTTCTGAAAAAAATACGGGAAGAGCAGCGCTTTGAATCTGTAGAACAACTGAAAGCACAAATCGAATTGGATGCTGATGCAGCAAGGGTGTGGCTGCAGCAGCTAGAGAGTTAG
- the ileS gene encoding isoleucine--tRNA ligase gives MTDYKDTLNLPETGFPMRGNLANREPDMLKRWYKEDLYGEIRKAKKGKKSFVLHDGPPYANGDIHIGHALNKILKDIIIKSKTLSGYDAPYIPGWDCHGLPIELMVEKKVGKPGQKVTAAEFREKCRNYAAGQVEGQKESFKRLGILGEWDKPYRTMDFATEANIIRALGKIADEGHLLKGFKPVHWCTDCGSALAEAEVEYKDKVSPSIDVKFGAADEAAVVGKFSLAGDHAGEGDVSIVIWTTTPWTLPANRAVAVRADLEYVLIQVEGEEKQRLIVASELAKDVMDRAGIEHYHNLGFCKGTDLELLRFNHPFYAFDVPAILGDHVTTDSGTGVVHTAPGHGQEDFAVGQQYDLEVANPVGSNGVFLPDTELFAGQHVFKANDSVLEVLKEKGALLHHHAYEHSYPHCWRHKTPIIFRATPQWFVSMDQAGLRAKALDAIKGVQWIPDWGQSRIEGMIEGRPEWCISRQRTWGVPIALFVHKETSELHPNSPELIEKVAKLVEEKGIQAWWDVDPAELMGDEDALHYEKVLDTLDVWFDSGVTHYAVVDNRDEYNGASADMYLEGSDQHRGWFQSSLISSIAMKGEAPYKQVLTHGFVVDGQGRKMSKSIGNVVAPKDVTNKLGADILRLWVASTDYTGEVAVSDEILKRSADAYRRIRNTARFFLANLNGFNPETDIVPAEEMVALDRWAVGRAKAAQEEIVKAYDEYNTHAVTQRLMQFCSIEMGSFYLDVIKDRQYTAKLGGHAQRSCQTALYYIVEALVRWMAPIMSFTADEIWNQMPGERGQFVFADDWFDGLFGLAEGEELNDEFWNDIQEVRGQVNKLLEAARNEKVIGGALQAEVTLYADDALVAKLNKLEDELRFVLLTSKAAVKPVSEKSDAAKETELEGLFVEVKASEAQKCDRCWHHVADVGTIEGHEKICGRCVSNVDGEGEARKFA, from the coding sequence ATGACTGATTATAAAGATACCCTGAACCTACCAGAAACAGGGTTTCCGATGCGTGGTAATCTGGCAAATCGCGAGCCGGATATGCTTAAGCGTTGGTACAAAGAAGATCTTTACGGTGAAATCCGTAAAGCTAAGAAAGGCAAAAAATCTTTCGTACTGCACGATGGCCCTCCATATGCCAACGGTGATATTCACATTGGTCACGCACTAAACAAGATTCTTAAAGACATTATTATTAAATCCAAAACCCTTTCAGGTTATGACGCACCTTACATTCCTGGCTGGGACTGCCACGGTCTGCCAATCGAGTTGATGGTAGAGAAAAAAGTGGGCAAACCTGGCCAGAAAGTGACAGCGGCTGAGTTCCGTGAAAAGTGTCGTAACTATGCTGCGGGTCAGGTTGAAGGTCAAAAAGAGAGCTTTAAGCGTCTTGGTATTCTAGGTGAGTGGGACAAGCCATACCGCACAATGGATTTTGCTACAGAAGCAAACATCATTCGTGCTCTGGGCAAGATTGCTGACGAAGGCCACCTGCTAAAAGGTTTCAAACCTGTTCACTGGTGTACAGACTGTGGTTCTGCTCTGGCAGAAGCAGAGGTTGAATATAAAGATAAGGTTTCACCATCTATCGATGTGAAATTTGGCGCGGCTGATGAAGCGGCTGTTGTTGGTAAGTTCTCTCTTGCAGGCGACCATGCCGGTGAAGGTGACGTTTCTATCGTTATCTGGACAACAACGCCTTGGACACTGCCTGCTAACCGCGCAGTAGCGGTTCGTGCTGACCTTGAATATGTACTGATTCAGGTTGAAGGTGAAGAAAAGCAGCGTCTGATTGTCGCTTCTGAACTGGCGAAAGATGTGATGGATCGTGCCGGTATCGAGCACTATCACAACCTTGGTTTCTGTAAGGGTACAGACCTTGAGCTGCTGCGCTTTAACCACCCGTTCTACGCGTTCGATGTGCCTGCAATCCTGGGCGATCACGTAACAACTGATTCAGGTACGGGTGTGGTTCACACCGCACCGGGCCACGGTCAGGAAGACTTCGCGGTAGGTCAGCAGTACGACCTTGAAGTGGCTAACCCTGTTGGTTCTAACGGTGTATTCCTGCCGGATACTGAACTGTTTGCCGGTCAGCACGTATTTAAAGCGAACGATTCAGTGCTTGAAGTACTGAAAGAGAAAGGTGCGCTTCTGCATCACCACGCTTACGAGCACAGCTACCCGCACTGCTGGCGTCACAAGACTCCTATCATCTTCCGTGCGACACCTCAGTGGTTCGTCTCTATGGATCAGGCGGGTCTTCGTGCTAAAGCACTTGACGCTATCAAAGGCGTTCAGTGGATCCCTGACTGGGGTCAGAGCCGTATTGAAGGCATGATCGAAGGCCGTCCTGAGTGGTGTATCTCCCGTCAGCGTACCTGGGGTGTGCCGATTGCTCTGTTTGTACACAAAGAGACATCTGAACTTCATCCTAACTCTCCTGAGCTTATCGAGAAGGTAGCTAAGCTGGTTGAAGAGAAAGGCATTCAGGCATGGTGGGATGTAGACCCTGCTGAGCTGATGGGTGACGAAGATGCGCTTCACTATGAAAAAGTACTGGATACGCTGGACGTTTGGTTTGACTCTGGTGTGACTCACTACGCTGTTGTAGACAACCGCGATGAGTACAACGGCGCAAGCGCTGATATGTACCTTGAAGGTTCTGACCAGCACCGTGGCTGGTTCCAGTCTTCACTGATCTCTTCTATCGCAATGAAGGGTGAAGCACCGTACAAGCAAGTACTTACTCACGGTTTCGTGGTTGACGGACAGGGCCGTAAGATGTCTAAGTCCATCGGTAACGTAGTTGCTCCTAAGGATGTAACCAACAAGCTGGGCGCTGATATCCTGCGCCTGTGGGTGGCTTCTACTGACTACACAGGTGAAGTGGCGGTTTCTGATGAAATTCTTAAGCGCAGTGCGGACGCATACCGTCGTATCCGTAACACGGCGCGTTTCTTCCTTGCGAACCTGAACGGCTTCAACCCTGAAACCGATATTGTTCCTGCTGAAGAGATGGTTGCACTGGATCGCTGGGCAGTTGGTCGCGCGAAAGCTGCGCAGGAAGAGATTGTTAAGGCGTACGATGAGTACAACACACACGCAGTAACACAACGTCTGATGCAGTTCTGTTCTATCGAGATGGGTTCATTCTACCTTGATGTGATTAAGGACCGTCAGTACACAGCTAAGCTTGGCGGTCACGCTCAGCGCAGTTGTCAGACAGCGCTTTACTACATCGTAGAAGCACTGGTTCGCTGGATGGCGCCAATCATGTCATTCACAGCAGACGAGATCTGGAATCAGATGCCGGGCGAGCGTGGTCAGTTTGTATTTGCTGACGACTGGTTCGATGGTCTGTTTGGTCTTGCTGAAGGCGAAGAGCTGAACGACGAATTCTGGAACGATATCCAGGAAGTTCGTGGCCAGGTGAACAAGCTTCTTGAAGCAGCACGTAACGAGAAAGTTATCGGTGGTGCACTTCAGGCTGAAGTGACCCTTTATGCAGATGATGCACTGGTTGCTAAGCTGAACAAACTTGAAGATGAGCTGCGTTTCGTTCTTCTGACGTCTAAAGCGGCAGTTAAGCCTGTAAGCGAAAAGTCAGATGCAGCGAAAGAGACAGAGCTTGAAGGCCTGTTTGTGGAAGTGAAAGCTTCAGAAGCGCAGAAGTGTGACCGTTGCTGGCACCACGTTGCTGATGTGGGCACTATTGAAGGTCATGAGAAGATCTGTGGCCGCTGCGTATCAAACGTAGACGGTGAAGGTGAAGCGCGTAAGTTCGCTTAA
- the lspA gene encoding signal peptidase II: MSNSSPTLKESGVRWLWLAALIFVLDIGIKFAVMGNMGYGWANRIEILPFFNLLYVHNYGAAFSFLSDQAGWQRWFFTAIAFVVCAMLTVWMRKLPATDKWNNIAYSLIIGGAVGNVFDRLVHGFVVDYLDFFWGSYHWPAFNLADMAICLGAAMIILDSFRKDQD, encoded by the coding sequence ATGAGTAATTCATCACCGACATTAAAAGAGTCCGGAGTACGCTGGCTGTGGCTGGCGGCTCTGATCTTTGTTCTTGATATCGGTATCAAGTTTGCCGTTATGGGCAACATGGGTTACGGATGGGCGAACCGCATTGAGATTCTGCCTTTCTTTAACCTTCTGTATGTTCATAACTATGGTGCTGCCTTTAGCTTTTTAAGTGATCAGGCGGGCTGGCAGCGCTGGTTCTTTACTGCCATTGCTTTTGTTGTCTGCGCTATGCTGACTGTCTGGATGCGTAAGCTTCCGGCGACCGATAAGTGGAACAATATCGCTTACAGCCTCATTATCGGTGGTGCTGTAGGAAATGTCTTTGACCGTCTGGTACATGGCTTTGTCGTCGATTATCTGGATTTTTTCTGGGGAAGCTATCACTGGCCGGCATTCAACCTGGCAGATATGGCAATCTGTTTGGGCGCGGCTATGATTATTCTTGACAGTTTCCGGAAGGATCAGGATTAG
- the fkpB gene encoding FKBP-type peptidyl-prolyl cis-trans isomerase: MTTITQNSAVTLHFSIKLKDGSVADSTHDMGKPAKLIIGDGSLSENFESHLLGLSAGDERKIELKAEDAFGMPNPDNIHHMDRVKFVDTADVEVGTIMAFSGPDGMEIPGIITDISGDSVTVDFNHPLAGQDLLFEVEILSVEQAQA, from the coding sequence ATGACAACAATAACCCAAAACTCCGCAGTAACCCTACACTTCTCCATCAAACTAAAAGACGGCTCCGTCGCTGACAGTACTCACGACATGGGCAAACCAGCTAAACTGATTATCGGGGATGGCAGTCTGAGTGAGAACTTTGAAAGTCATCTTCTCGGGCTTTCTGCCGGAGATGAAAGGAAGATTGAGCTGAAAGCGGAAGATGCTTTCGGCATGCCGAATCCGGATAATATCCACCATATGGACAGGGTGAAGTTTGTTGATACGGCGGATGTTGAAGTAGGCACTATCATGGCGTTTAGCGGGCCGGATGGTATGGAAATTCCGGGAATCATTACCGATATTTCGGGTGACTCGGTCACGGTGGATTTCAACCATCCGCTGGCCGGACAGGATCTCTTATTTGAGGTCGAGATCTTATCAGTGGAACAGGCGCAAGCATAA
- the ispH gene encoding 4-hydroxy-3-methylbut-2-enyl diphosphate reductase, whose amino-acid sequence MSENMKVLMANPRGFCAGVHRAISIVERALEMYEPPIYVRHEVVHNRFVVEGLKQRGAVFVEELNEVPDNNIVIFSAHGVSQAVRKEASSRALTVFDATCPLVTKVHMEVARASRKDMEVVLIGHAGHPEVEGTMGQYTSESGGMYLVEKPEDVDKLQVKDPKHLHYVSQTTLSVDETSDVINRLREVFPDIQGPRKDDICYATQNRQDAVRELASDVDLVIVVGSKNSSNSTRLKELAEKLGTPAYLTDSPEDISADWFEGKTKVGVTAGASAPEELVNQIIEAVKSHGADSVEEIQGREENMFFEVPKELQVKEV is encoded by the coding sequence ATGAGTGAGAATATGAAAGTACTGATGGCTAACCCAAGAGGCTTCTGCGCAGGTGTGCACAGAGCGATCAGTATTGTTGAAAGAGCGCTGGAAATGTACGAGCCGCCTATCTATGTACGTCATGAAGTGGTGCACAATCGTTTTGTGGTTGAAGGGCTTAAGCAGCGCGGTGCGGTTTTTGTGGAAGAACTAAACGAAGTGCCGGACAACAATATCGTGATCTTCTCTGCCCACGGTGTCTCGCAGGCGGTGCGCAAAGAAGCAAGCTCCCGAGCGCTAACCGTTTTTGATGCAACCTGTCCGCTTGTGACCAAAGTTCATATGGAAGTTGCCAGAGCCAGCCGAAAAGATATGGAGGTGGTATTGATTGGTCATGCCGGTCATCCGGAAGTGGAAGGTACTATGGGTCAATACACCAGCGAGTCTGGCGGTATGTATCTGGTGGAAAAACCGGAAGATGTTGATAAGTTGCAGGTGAAAGATCCTAAACATCTTCACTATGTCAGCCAGACTACTCTGTCAGTGGATGAAACTTCAGACGTGATCAACAGGCTTCGGGAGGTGTTCCCGGATATCCAGGGCCCGAGAAAAGACGATATCTGCTACGCAACCCAGAACCGGCAGGATGCAGTAAGAGAGCTGGCTTCCGATGTTGATCTGGTTATAGTTGTTGGCTCAAAGAACTCATCCAACTCAACCCGTCTGAAAGAGCTGGCTGAGAAACTAGGCACGCCAGCATACCTTACCGACTCGCCTGAAGATATTTCAGCAGACTGGTTTGAAGGCAAAACCAAGGTAGGCGTTACAGCCGGAGCTTCTGCACCGGAAGAGCTGGTTAACCAGATAATCGAAGCGGTAAAAAGTCATGGTGCCGACTCTGTCGAAGAGATTCAGGGGCGGGAAGAGAATATGTTTTTTGAGGTGCCTAAGGAGCTTCAGGTTAAAGAAGTTTAA